A single genomic interval of Marmota flaviventris isolate mMarFla1 chromosome 14, mMarFla1.hap1, whole genome shotgun sequence harbors:
- the Adi1 gene encoding acireductone dioxygenase translates to MVQAWYMDESGGDPRLPHRPEPGRAVGLEQLRGLGVLYWKLDADKYENDPELEKIRRERNYSWMDIITICKDKLPNYEEKIKVFYQEHLHLDEEIRYILEGSGYFDVRDREDQWIRISMEKGDMITLPAGIYHRFTLDEKNYVKAMRLFVGEPVWTAYNRPADHFPAREQYVRFLAQTA, encoded by the exons ATGGTGCAGGCCTGGTACATGGACGAGTCCGGGGGCGACCCGCGGCTGCCGCACCGCCCCGAGCCCGGCCGCGCGGTGGGCCTGGAGCAGCTGCGCGGGCTCGGCGTGCTCTACTGGAAG CTGGATGCTGACAAATATGAGAATGATCCGGAATTAGAAAAGATCCGGAGAGAGAGAAACTACTCCTGGATGGACATCATCACCATATGCAAAGATAAGCTTCCCAACTACGAGGAGAAG ATCAAGGTGTTCTACCAGGAGCACCTGCACCTGGACGAGGAGATCCGCTACATCCTGGAGGGCAGCGGGTACTTTGACGTCCGGGACAGGGAGGACCAGTGGATCCGCATTTCCATGGAGAAGGGAGACATGATCACTCTTCCCGCCGGCATCTATCACCGCTTCACGCTGGACGAGAAG AACTACGTGAAGGCCATGCGGCTGTTTGTGGGAGAACCAGTGTGGACAGCATACAACCGGCCGGCCGACCATTTCCCCGCCCGGGAGCAGTACGTGAGGTTCCTGGCCCAGACGGCCTAG